One genomic region from Manis pentadactyla isolate mManPen7 chromosome 12, mManPen7.hap1, whole genome shotgun sequence encodes:
- the FAM229B gene encoding protein FAM229B, protein MPFWFGTRPRWIPLEGGDSSIGLEPGLSSSAACKGKEMSPTRQLHRCPGSHCLTITNVPITVYATMRKPPAQNSKKAPEIASLSLL, encoded by the exons ATGCCTTTTTGGTTTGGGACCCGGCCAAGGTGGATTCCACTGGAAGGAGGAGATTCTTCGATTGGACTGGAACCTGGGCTGAGCTCCAGTGCTGCCTGTAAGGGGAAGGAGATGTCCCCAACCAG ACAACTCCATAGATGCCCTGGAAGCCATTGCCTGACAATAACTAATGTTCCCATCACTGTTTATGCAACAATGCGGAAGCCGCCTGCACAGAACAGCAAGAAGGCACCAGAAATAGCATCACTGAGTCTTCTGTAG